One Lacticaseibacillus rhamnosus genomic window carries:
- a CDS encoding M1 family metallopeptidase, whose protein sequence is MTVATHFYQLFQPEHYNLYLDINRETKKISGKTTITGDAKQTEIAVHQKYLTVSAVQADGKDVPFTVDDPAEAVRITLPQAGKVTLTLTYTAPLTDTMMGIYPSYYEVDGVKKQIIGTQFETTAARQAFPSVDEPEAKATFDLAIKFDEHPGETIISNMPEVREENGVHYFDTTVRMSTYLIAFAFGELQNKQTTTKSGVKIGVFATKAHQPNELDFALDIAKRSIEFYEDFYQTPYPLPHSWQLALPDFSAGAMENWGLVTYREALLTLDPDNTSLETKQRVATVIAHELAHQWFGDLVTMKWWDDLWLNESFANMMEYVAVDALQPDWHIWETFQTLEVPMALQRDATDGVQSVHVQVEDPAEIDSLFDSAIVYAKGARMLVMVRSLIGDDALRAGLKAYFEAHYFGNAAGADLWAALGKAAKLDVGTIMQSWLEQPGYPVVTAAVVDGKLTLSQQQFFIGAGKDAGRQWQIPLNSNYAAAPQIFADKQVTLGDYTQLREASGQPFRVNVGNNSHFIVKYDATLLADILAHLDQLNAIDQRQVLQDLRLLAEGRQNAYADIVPLLSRFAQSHSAIVINALYRVANDLKQFVNPDSAEETQLKTFFNQLSADQFKRLGWTPKAGESNDDQLTRPYVLSMALYAKNKDAIAQGHDLFTANKDHLLQLPADVRMFVLQNEVKNFGSATLFDQLLTAYKQTTDSSYKADILAAVTSTPDAELIAKIVDQFENADTIKPQDLRSWFRGVLSNHAGEQAAWDWVRNEWAWLEKTVGGDMEFTTYITVIAGIFRTTQRLDEFKKFFEPKLPTPGLTREITMDTSVIASRVDLIQAEQQAVHEAVAKAVK, encoded by the coding sequence ATGACTGTAGCAACGCATTTTTATCAGTTGTTTCAACCGGAACATTATAATCTTTACTTGGATATTAACCGGGAGACGAAGAAGATTTCCGGGAAGACGACGATTACCGGTGATGCCAAGCAAACCGAAATTGCGGTTCATCAGAAGTATTTGACGGTCAGTGCGGTTCAGGCTGACGGCAAGGATGTTCCGTTTACGGTGGATGATCCTGCCGAAGCGGTGCGGATTACTTTGCCGCAAGCTGGCAAGGTGACGTTGACACTGACGTATACCGCACCGTTGACGGACACCATGATGGGTATTTATCCTTCTTATTACGAAGTGGACGGGGTTAAGAAGCAGATTATCGGGACCCAGTTTGAAACAACGGCTGCACGTCAGGCATTCCCTAGTGTAGACGAGCCTGAAGCCAAGGCGACGTTTGATTTAGCGATTAAATTTGATGAACATCCCGGTGAAACGATTATCAGTAACATGCCGGAAGTTCGTGAAGAAAATGGCGTTCATTATTTTGACACCACGGTTCGGATGTCGACTTACCTGATCGCCTTTGCATTTGGTGAATTGCAAAATAAGCAGACAACCACCAAAAGCGGCGTTAAAATCGGGGTCTTTGCTACCAAAGCACATCAACCTAATGAGCTTGATTTCGCATTAGACATTGCCAAGCGCTCGATTGAATTTTACGAAGACTTTTACCAGACCCCTTATCCACTTCCGCATTCCTGGCAGTTGGCGTTGCCTGACTTTTCGGCTGGCGCGATGGAAAACTGGGGGCTTGTCACTTATCGGGAAGCGTTGCTGACGCTGGATCCGGACAATACCTCGCTGGAAACCAAGCAGCGGGTTGCTACCGTTATTGCGCATGAACTGGCGCATCAATGGTTCGGTGATTTGGTGACGATGAAGTGGTGGGACGATCTGTGGTTGAATGAAAGTTTTGCCAACATGATGGAATATGTTGCGGTTGATGCCTTGCAGCCGGACTGGCATATTTGGGAAACATTCCAGACACTGGAAGTACCAATGGCGTTGCAACGTGATGCAACGGATGGGGTTCAGTCAGTTCATGTTCAAGTAGAAGATCCGGCTGAAATCGATTCGCTTTTTGACAGCGCGATTGTGTATGCAAAAGGGGCGCGGATGCTGGTCATGGTACGTTCCTTAATCGGTGATGATGCGTTGCGGGCCGGTTTGAAGGCATACTTTGAGGCTCATTATTTTGGCAATGCTGCCGGTGCTGATTTGTGGGCAGCTTTGGGTAAAGCGGCTAAGTTAGATGTCGGCACCATTATGCAGTCATGGCTGGAACAACCAGGCTACCCAGTGGTGACAGCAGCGGTGGTTGATGGCAAACTGACCTTGTCCCAGCAACAATTCTTCATTGGTGCAGGCAAAGATGCAGGCAGGCAGTGGCAGATTCCGCTCAATAGCAATTATGCTGCCGCACCGCAGATTTTTGCGGATAAGCAGGTAACTTTGGGCGATTACACCCAGTTGCGCGAAGCAAGCGGTCAACCATTCCGCGTAAATGTGGGCAATAATTCGCATTTCATCGTGAAATACGACGCCACCTTACTCGCCGATATTTTGGCGCATCTTGACCAACTCAATGCGATTGATCAGCGGCAGGTGCTTCAAGATCTGCGATTATTGGCGGAGGGCCGGCAAAATGCTTATGCCGACATTGTGCCGTTGCTGTCGCGGTTTGCCCAGAGTCACAGTGCCATCGTCATCAACGCCTTGTATCGGGTGGCCAATGACTTGAAACAATTCGTCAACCCGGATTCAGCCGAAGAAACGCAGCTGAAAACCTTCTTCAACCAACTCAGCGCCGACCAGTTCAAGCGCCTGGGCTGGACACCAAAAGCCGGCGAATCCAATGATGATCAACTAACCCGTCCTTATGTCCTAAGCATGGCGTTGTATGCTAAGAATAAAGACGCCATTGCGCAAGGTCACGATCTATTTACGGCAAATAAGGATCACCTGCTTCAGTTACCGGCTGATGTGCGGATGTTTGTCCTTCAAAATGAAGTGAAAAACTTCGGCAGTGCTACCTTGTTCGATCAGTTACTGACGGCGTATAAGCAGACAACCGACTCAAGCTACAAAGCCGACATTCTTGCAGCGGTAACCAGCACCCCGGATGCCGAGTTAATCGCTAAAATTGTGGATCAATTTGAAAATGCCGACACCATTAAGCCGCAAGATTTGCGCTCATGGTTCCGCGGCGTCTTGAGTAATCACGCCGGTGAACAAGCAGCATGGGATTGGGTTCGCAACGAATGGGCTTGGCTTGAAAAAACGGTTGGCGGCGACATGGAATTCACAACCTACATCACCGTTATCGCCGGTATTTTCCGCACCACGCAACGACTCGATGAATTCAAGAAATTCTTCGAGCCAAAACTACCGACCCCTGGCCTAACGCGGGAAATCACCATGGACACCAGCGTCATTGCCAGTCGCGTCGATTTGATTCAAGCAGAGCAACAAGCTGTGCATGAAGCAGTTGCCAAAGCTGTTAAGTAA